A stretch of the Denticeps clupeoides chromosome 6, fDenClu1.1, whole genome shotgun sequence genome encodes the following:
- the prdm15 gene encoding PR domain zinc finger protein 15 isoform X2 produces the protein MMEQAPEEFVWCEDCGQYHNSECPELGPVVTVKDSFVLSRARSSLPDSLEIRSVHEGAEGVFVLQKLVKRTRFGPFEAKRVQHVEKEGPFPLKIFKKDGVIDCFDVSNEDDCNWMMLVRPAMDHTHQNLTAYQQDDEVFFNTSQDVLPGTELRVWYGAFYAKKMEKPVLKPPVAPVPPVDTLPESLPSCVKSVGLQGKVGATSLHVREVTNTDRLLTQLQEVKAVAPLTTSMPDPEMETLALPNCAIPVNSRATEIKRKPGRGRKLKVHKMPEIIKEPLPTVPAESTHTVPQDMELDGLDNHDLVIGPDDLDFKMGRMTGLMTSGKLGVRKRYLRQTGDHKRVYQCSLCNKVFQNSSNLNRHVRSHGDKLFKCDECDKMFSRKESLKQHISYKHSKNEADGEYRYKCATCEKSFRVENALKFHNCRTDDKTFQCEICSRFFSTNSNLSKHKKKHGEKLYACEICNKMFYRKDVMQDHQRRHIIGAKSLKREEIEANGEEGTKYRKEPSACPICGKVFSCRSNMNKHLLTHGDKKYTCEICGRKFFRVDVLRDHIHVHFKDIALMDEQERVDFIKKIGISVDDSDDNSEDEDGKDPEYHKYSCKKCQVSFGKGRDYLKHIMDIHKERGHGCVICNRRFALKATYNAHLVIHREQLVDPAVQRYIHPCEMCGRIFNSIGNLERHKIIHTGVKSHSCNQCGKSFARKDMLKEHLRVHDNIRDFLCAECGKGMKTKHALRHHMKLHKGIKEYECKECNRKFAQKVNMLKHYKRHTGVKDFMCELCGKTFSERNTMETHKLIHTVGKTWSCEVCDKKYVTEYMLQKHKQLTHEKVEAQSCHMCGTKVSTRASMNRHLRRKHPEVVTVRIDDFEDFQGTSTIDASTINIVQAPLSLEKTGEKPPRTLHPAKKKKQQPPPPPPEDSEMGSDTDEYSDYSKGSEFTTNVGDETSSAVQSIQQVVVLAEPSSSSDPSPAGSVGLSSLTVTPITGPASAQFTSLQPVAVGHLTPSERPLTLDSSILTVTFDTVSGTTMLHNRPSELPAESVGSSATPTAAATATTHAVTHFINLTTFVNPIAHQLEQPTLTWRSVASAEGNHVNPTLDSTQQDVQGGLSQGSVEATPTTVQQQPPSEQTQEIQVQAAGTPQPPPARPQQMFTY, from the exons ATGATGGAACAGGCTCCAGAGGAGTTTGTCT GGTGCGAGGACTGTGGCCAATACCATAATTCGGAGTGTCCCGAATTGGGCCCTGTGGTCACCGTCAAGGACTCGTTTGTCCTGAGCCGTGCCCG CTCATCCCTTCCAGACAGTCTGGAGATCAGATCGGTTCATGAAGGGGCTGAGGGGGTGTTCGTCCTTCAGAAGCTGGTGAAACGCACACGATTTGGTCCCTTCGAGGCGAAGAGGGTGCAGCATGTGGAAAAAGAAGGACCATTTCCTCTAAAA ATCTTCAAGAAAGATGGGGTGATAGATTGTTTTGATGTTTCTAATGAAGACGACTGTAACTGGATGATGTTGGTCCGACCTGCCATGGACCACACGCATCAAAACCTGACTGCTTACCAGCAAGACGATGAGGTCTTCTTCAACACTTCCCAG GATGTTCTCCCAGGAACAGAGCTGAGGGTCTGGTATGGTGCTTTCTATGCCAAGAAGATGGAAAAACCTGTCCTCAAACCTCCTGTTGCTCCAGTGCCTCCAGTAGACACGCTTCCAG AATCACTGCCATCTTGTGTTAAGTCTGTGGGGCTTCAGGGGAAGGTGGGAGCCACAAGTCTCCACGTGCGTGAAGTTACCAACACAG ACCGGCTGCTAACCCAGCTTCAGGAAGTGAAGGCAGTAGCTCCACTCACCACCTCCATGCCAGATCCAGAGATGGAGACCCTGGCCTTGCCTAACTGTGCCATTCCTGTTAATAGCCGTGCGACCGAAATAAAAAGGAAGCCTGGCAGAGGACGAAAGCTTAAGGTGCATAAAATGCCAGAAATAATCAAAG AACCCCTTCCCACAGTGCCAGCAGAGTCCACTCACACAGTCCCTCAAGACATGGAACTTGATGGGCTAGATAACCATGACCTTGTGATTGGTCCAGATGACCTGGATTTCAAAATGGGGCGGATGACAGGGCTTATGACCTCTGGAAA ATTGGGGGTGAGGAAGCGTTATCTGAGGCAGACTGGAGACCATAAGCGCGTCTATCAGTGCAGCCTCTGCAACAAGGTGTTCCAGAACAGCAGTAACCTGAATCGCCACGTCCGCTCCCACG GTGATAAGCTGTTTAAGTGTGACGAGTGTGATAAGATGTTTAGTCGTAAAGAGAGTCTAAAGCAGCACATCTCCTATAAACACAGCAAAAATGag GCTGATGGGGAGTACAGGTATAAGTGTGCAACGTGTGAGAAGTCTTTCCGTGTTGAAAACGCCTTAAAATTCCACAACTGCAGAACAG ACGACAAGACGTTCCAGTGTGAGATCTGCTCGCGTTTCTTCTCCACCAACAGCAACCTGTCTAAGCACAAGAAGAAGCATGGCGAGAAGCTCTATGCCTGTGAGATCTGCAACAAAATGTTCTATAGGAAAGATGTCATGCAGGACCACCAGAGACGCCATATCATAG GCGCCAAGAGCTTGAAGAGAGAGGAGATAGAGGCCAATGGTGAAGAGGGAACCAAGTACAGGAAGGAGCCCTCTGCTTGTCCCATCTGTGGCAAG GTGTTCTCTTGCAGGAGCAACATGAACAAGCATCTCCTGACTCATGGGGACAAGAAATACACCTGCGAAATCTGCGGACGCAAGTTTTTCCGTGTGGATGTCCTCAGGGACCATATCCATGTGCATTTTAAG GACATTGCTCTGATGGATGAGCAGGAAAGAGTGGACTTCATAAAGAAGATTGGCATTTCTGTGGACGACAGCGATGACAACTCTGAAGATGAGGATGGGAAGGACCCAGAGTACCACAAGTACAGCTGTAAGAAGTGCCAG GTCAGTTTTGGTAAGGGGCGGGACTACCTCAAGCACATCATGGACATACATAAGGAGCGAGGGCATGGCTGTGTGATCTGCAACCGCCGCTTTGCCCTGAAGGCAACCTACAACGCCCATCTGGTCATCCACCGCGAGCAGCTGGTGGACCCTGCGGTGCAGCG CTACATCCACCCATGTGAGATGTGCGGCCGGATCTTCAACAGCATCGGGAACCTGGAAAGACACAAAATCATTCACACAG GAGTGAAGAGCCACAGCTGTAACCAGTGTGGAAAGTCTTTTGCCAGGAAGGACATGTTAAAGGAGCACTTAAGAGTCCATGACAACATCCGGGACTTCCTGTGTGCAGAGTGTGGGAAAG GCATGAAGACCAAACATGCACTCAGGCACCACATGAAGCTTCACAAAGGCATCAAAGAGTACGAATGCAAGGAGTGCAATCGCAAGTTTGCGCAGAAGGTCAATATGCTGAAGCACTACAAGAGGCACACGG GTGTGAAGGACTTCATGTGTGAGCTTTGTGGGAAGACCTTCAGTGAGAGAAacaccatggaaacacacaaACTCATCCACACAG TTGGAAAGACATGGTCTTGTGAGGTGTGTGATAAGAAGTATGTGACTGAGTACATGCTGCAGAAGCACAAACAGCTCACCCATGAGAAAGTGGAGGCTCAAAGCTGCCACATGTGTGGCACCAAGGTGTCTACCCGCGCCTCCATGAATCGCCACTTACGCCGCAAACACCCAGAG GTTGTAACTGTGAGAATTGATGATTTTGAAGATTTCCAGGGAACGTCTACCATTGATGCATCCACAATCAATATTGTGCAG GCCCCTCTCAGCCTGGAAAAGACTGGAGAGAAGCCACCCCGGACACTCCACCCAGctaagaagaagaagcagcagccaccaccaccgccgcctGAGGATTCTGAGATGGGATCTGACACAGACGAGTACAGTGACTACAGTAAGGGGTCAGAGTTCACCACTAACGTGGGCGACGAGACAAGCTCTGCTGTGCAAAGCATACAACAG GTGGTGGTGCTGGCTGAGCCCAGCTCGTCTTCTGATCCGTCTCCCGCTGGCTCAGTGGGATTATCCAGCCTCACAGTGACCCCCATCACCGGGCCAGCATCAGCCCAGTTTACCAGCCTGCAGCCAGTAGCGGTCGGCCACCTGACACCCAGCGAGCGGCCTCTAACACTAGACAGCTCCATTCTTACGGTTACCTTTGACACTGTTAGTGGCACCACCATGCTGCACAACCGGCCCTCCGAACTGCCCGCTGAGTCGGTGGGGTCCAGCGCCACCCCGACAGCAGCAGCTACAGCCACCACCCACGCGGTCACCCACTTCATCAACCTCACCACCTTTGTTAATCCCATTGCTCACCAACTCGAGCAGCCAACGCTGACCTGGAGGTCTGTTGCATCTGCTGAAGGAAACCATGTGAACCCCACCCTCGACAGCACCCAACAAGATGTTCAGGGTGGTCTTTCTCAGGGGTCTGTAGAAGCAACACCCACCACCGTGCAGCAGCAGCCTCCTTCTGAACAAACTCAGGAAATCCAGGTCCAGGCTGCAGGGACTCCACAGCCACCGCCCGCAAGGCCACAGCAGATGTTTACCTACTAG
- the prdm15 gene encoding PR domain zinc finger protein 15 isoform X1, with amino-acid sequence MMEQAPEEFVWCEDCGQYHNSECPELGPVVTVKDSFVLSRARSSLPDSLEIRSVHEGAEGVFVLQKLVKRTRFGPFEAKRVQHVEKEGPFPLKIFKKDGVIDCFDVSNEDDCNWMMLVRPAMDHTHQNLTAYQQDDEVFFNTSQDVLPGTELRVWYGAFYAKKMEKPVLKPPVAPVPPVDTLPESLPSCVKSVGLQGKVGATSLHVREVTNTDRLLTQLQEVKAVAPLTTSMPDPEMETLALPNCAIPVNSRATEIKRKPGRGRKLKVHKMPEIIKEPLPTVPAESTHTVPQDMELDGLDNHDLVIGPDDLDFKMGRMTGLMTSGNRLGVRKRYLRQTGDHKRVYQCSLCNKVFQNSSNLNRHVRSHGDKLFKCDECDKMFSRKESLKQHISYKHSKNEADGEYRYKCATCEKSFRVENALKFHNCRTDDKTFQCEICSRFFSTNSNLSKHKKKHGEKLYACEICNKMFYRKDVMQDHQRRHIIGAKSLKREEIEANGEEGTKYRKEPSACPICGKVFSCRSNMNKHLLTHGDKKYTCEICGRKFFRVDVLRDHIHVHFKDIALMDEQERVDFIKKIGISVDDSDDNSEDEDGKDPEYHKYSCKKCQVSFGKGRDYLKHIMDIHKERGHGCVICNRRFALKATYNAHLVIHREQLVDPAVQRYIHPCEMCGRIFNSIGNLERHKIIHTGVKSHSCNQCGKSFARKDMLKEHLRVHDNIRDFLCAECGKGMKTKHALRHHMKLHKGIKEYECKECNRKFAQKVNMLKHYKRHTGVKDFMCELCGKTFSERNTMETHKLIHTVGKTWSCEVCDKKYVTEYMLQKHKQLTHEKVEAQSCHMCGTKVSTRASMNRHLRRKHPEVVTVRIDDFEDFQGTSTIDASTINIVQAPLSLEKTGEKPPRTLHPAKKKKQQPPPPPPEDSEMGSDTDEYSDYSKGSEFTTNVGDETSSAVQSIQQVVVLAEPSSSSDPSPAGSVGLSSLTVTPITGPASAQFTSLQPVAVGHLTPSERPLTLDSSILTVTFDTVSGTTMLHNRPSELPAESVGSSATPTAAATATTHAVTHFINLTTFVNPIAHQLEQPTLTWRSVASAEGNHVNPTLDSTQQDVQGGLSQGSVEATPTTVQQQPPSEQTQEIQVQAAGTPQPPPARPQQMFTY; translated from the exons ATGATGGAACAGGCTCCAGAGGAGTTTGTCT GGTGCGAGGACTGTGGCCAATACCATAATTCGGAGTGTCCCGAATTGGGCCCTGTGGTCACCGTCAAGGACTCGTTTGTCCTGAGCCGTGCCCG CTCATCCCTTCCAGACAGTCTGGAGATCAGATCGGTTCATGAAGGGGCTGAGGGGGTGTTCGTCCTTCAGAAGCTGGTGAAACGCACACGATTTGGTCCCTTCGAGGCGAAGAGGGTGCAGCATGTGGAAAAAGAAGGACCATTTCCTCTAAAA ATCTTCAAGAAAGATGGGGTGATAGATTGTTTTGATGTTTCTAATGAAGACGACTGTAACTGGATGATGTTGGTCCGACCTGCCATGGACCACACGCATCAAAACCTGACTGCTTACCAGCAAGACGATGAGGTCTTCTTCAACACTTCCCAG GATGTTCTCCCAGGAACAGAGCTGAGGGTCTGGTATGGTGCTTTCTATGCCAAGAAGATGGAAAAACCTGTCCTCAAACCTCCTGTTGCTCCAGTGCCTCCAGTAGACACGCTTCCAG AATCACTGCCATCTTGTGTTAAGTCTGTGGGGCTTCAGGGGAAGGTGGGAGCCACAAGTCTCCACGTGCGTGAAGTTACCAACACAG ACCGGCTGCTAACCCAGCTTCAGGAAGTGAAGGCAGTAGCTCCACTCACCACCTCCATGCCAGATCCAGAGATGGAGACCCTGGCCTTGCCTAACTGTGCCATTCCTGTTAATAGCCGTGCGACCGAAATAAAAAGGAAGCCTGGCAGAGGACGAAAGCTTAAGGTGCATAAAATGCCAGAAATAATCAAAG AACCCCTTCCCACAGTGCCAGCAGAGTCCACTCACACAGTCCCTCAAGACATGGAACTTGATGGGCTAGATAACCATGACCTTGTGATTGGTCCAGATGACCTGGATTTCAAAATGGGGCGGATGACAGGGCTTATGACCTCTGGAAA CAGATTGGGGGTGAGGAAGCGTTATCTGAGGCAGACTGGAGACCATAAGCGCGTCTATCAGTGCAGCCTCTGCAACAAGGTGTTCCAGAACAGCAGTAACCTGAATCGCCACGTCCGCTCCCACG GTGATAAGCTGTTTAAGTGTGACGAGTGTGATAAGATGTTTAGTCGTAAAGAGAGTCTAAAGCAGCACATCTCCTATAAACACAGCAAAAATGag GCTGATGGGGAGTACAGGTATAAGTGTGCAACGTGTGAGAAGTCTTTCCGTGTTGAAAACGCCTTAAAATTCCACAACTGCAGAACAG ACGACAAGACGTTCCAGTGTGAGATCTGCTCGCGTTTCTTCTCCACCAACAGCAACCTGTCTAAGCACAAGAAGAAGCATGGCGAGAAGCTCTATGCCTGTGAGATCTGCAACAAAATGTTCTATAGGAAAGATGTCATGCAGGACCACCAGAGACGCCATATCATAG GCGCCAAGAGCTTGAAGAGAGAGGAGATAGAGGCCAATGGTGAAGAGGGAACCAAGTACAGGAAGGAGCCCTCTGCTTGTCCCATCTGTGGCAAG GTGTTCTCTTGCAGGAGCAACATGAACAAGCATCTCCTGACTCATGGGGACAAGAAATACACCTGCGAAATCTGCGGACGCAAGTTTTTCCGTGTGGATGTCCTCAGGGACCATATCCATGTGCATTTTAAG GACATTGCTCTGATGGATGAGCAGGAAAGAGTGGACTTCATAAAGAAGATTGGCATTTCTGTGGACGACAGCGATGACAACTCTGAAGATGAGGATGGGAAGGACCCAGAGTACCACAAGTACAGCTGTAAGAAGTGCCAG GTCAGTTTTGGTAAGGGGCGGGACTACCTCAAGCACATCATGGACATACATAAGGAGCGAGGGCATGGCTGTGTGATCTGCAACCGCCGCTTTGCCCTGAAGGCAACCTACAACGCCCATCTGGTCATCCACCGCGAGCAGCTGGTGGACCCTGCGGTGCAGCG CTACATCCACCCATGTGAGATGTGCGGCCGGATCTTCAACAGCATCGGGAACCTGGAAAGACACAAAATCATTCACACAG GAGTGAAGAGCCACAGCTGTAACCAGTGTGGAAAGTCTTTTGCCAGGAAGGACATGTTAAAGGAGCACTTAAGAGTCCATGACAACATCCGGGACTTCCTGTGTGCAGAGTGTGGGAAAG GCATGAAGACCAAACATGCACTCAGGCACCACATGAAGCTTCACAAAGGCATCAAAGAGTACGAATGCAAGGAGTGCAATCGCAAGTTTGCGCAGAAGGTCAATATGCTGAAGCACTACAAGAGGCACACGG GTGTGAAGGACTTCATGTGTGAGCTTTGTGGGAAGACCTTCAGTGAGAGAAacaccatggaaacacacaaACTCATCCACACAG TTGGAAAGACATGGTCTTGTGAGGTGTGTGATAAGAAGTATGTGACTGAGTACATGCTGCAGAAGCACAAACAGCTCACCCATGAGAAAGTGGAGGCTCAAAGCTGCCACATGTGTGGCACCAAGGTGTCTACCCGCGCCTCCATGAATCGCCACTTACGCCGCAAACACCCAGAG GTTGTAACTGTGAGAATTGATGATTTTGAAGATTTCCAGGGAACGTCTACCATTGATGCATCCACAATCAATATTGTGCAG GCCCCTCTCAGCCTGGAAAAGACTGGAGAGAAGCCACCCCGGACACTCCACCCAGctaagaagaagaagcagcagccaccaccaccgccgcctGAGGATTCTGAGATGGGATCTGACACAGACGAGTACAGTGACTACAGTAAGGGGTCAGAGTTCACCACTAACGTGGGCGACGAGACAAGCTCTGCTGTGCAAAGCATACAACAG GTGGTGGTGCTGGCTGAGCCCAGCTCGTCTTCTGATCCGTCTCCCGCTGGCTCAGTGGGATTATCCAGCCTCACAGTGACCCCCATCACCGGGCCAGCATCAGCCCAGTTTACCAGCCTGCAGCCAGTAGCGGTCGGCCACCTGACACCCAGCGAGCGGCCTCTAACACTAGACAGCTCCATTCTTACGGTTACCTTTGACACTGTTAGTGGCACCACCATGCTGCACAACCGGCCCTCCGAACTGCCCGCTGAGTCGGTGGGGTCCAGCGCCACCCCGACAGCAGCAGCTACAGCCACCACCCACGCGGTCACCCACTTCATCAACCTCACCACCTTTGTTAATCCCATTGCTCACCAACTCGAGCAGCCAACGCTGACCTGGAGGTCTGTTGCATCTGCTGAAGGAAACCATGTGAACCCCACCCTCGACAGCACCCAACAAGATGTTCAGGGTGGTCTTTCTCAGGGGTCTGTAGAAGCAACACCCACCACCGTGCAGCAGCAGCCTCCTTCTGAACAAACTCAGGAAATCCAGGTCCAGGCTGCAGGGACTCCACAGCCACCGCCCGCAAGGCCACAGCAGATGTTTACCTACTAG
- the prdm15 gene encoding PR domain zinc finger protein 15 isoform X3: MAPGLGAGCEDCGQYHNSECPELGPVVTVKDSFVLSRARSSLPDSLEIRSVHEGAEGVFVLQKLVKRTRFGPFEAKRVQHVEKEGPFPLKIFKKDGVIDCFDVSNEDDCNWMMLVRPAMDHTHQNLTAYQQDDEVFFNTSQDVLPGTELRVWYGAFYAKKMEKPVLKPPVAPVPPVDTLPESLPSCVKSVGLQGKVGATSLHVREVTNTDRLLTQLQEVKAVAPLTTSMPDPEMETLALPNCAIPVNSRATEIKRKPGRGRKLKVHKMPEIIKEPLPTVPAESTHTVPQDMELDGLDNHDLVIGPDDLDFKMGRMTGLMTSGNRLGVRKRYLRQTGDHKRVYQCSLCNKVFQNSSNLNRHVRSHGDKLFKCDECDKMFSRKESLKQHISYKHSKNEADGEYRYKCATCEKSFRVENALKFHNCRTDDKTFQCEICSRFFSTNSNLSKHKKKHGEKLYACEICNKMFYRKDVMQDHQRRHIIGAKSLKREEIEANGEEGTKYRKEPSACPICGKVFSCRSNMNKHLLTHGDKKYTCEICGRKFFRVDVLRDHIHVHFKDIALMDEQERVDFIKKIGISVDDSDDNSEDEDGKDPEYHKYSCKKCQVSFGKGRDYLKHIMDIHKERGHGCVICNRRFALKATYNAHLVIHREQLVDPAVQRYIHPCEMCGRIFNSIGNLERHKIIHTGVKSHSCNQCGKSFARKDMLKEHLRVHDNIRDFLCAECGKGMKTKHALRHHMKLHKGIKEYECKECNRKFAQKVNMLKHYKRHTGVKDFMCELCGKTFSERNTMETHKLIHTVGKTWSCEVCDKKYVTEYMLQKHKQLTHEKVEAQSCHMCGTKVSTRASMNRHLRRKHPEVVTVRIDDFEDFQGTSTIDASTINIVQAPLSLEKTGEKPPRTLHPAKKKKQQPPPPPPEDSEMGSDTDEYSDYSKGSEFTTNVGDETSSAVQSIQQVVVLAEPSSSSDPSPAGSVGLSSLTVTPITGPASAQFTSLQPVAVGHLTPSERPLTLDSSILTVTFDTVSGTTMLHNRPSELPAESVGSSATPTAAATATTHAVTHFINLTTFVNPIAHQLEQPTLTWRSVASAEGNHVNPTLDSTQQDVQGGLSQGSVEATPTTVQQQPPSEQTQEIQVQAAGTPQPPPARPQQMFTY; encoded by the exons ATGGCTCCTGGTTTGGGTGCAGGGTGCGAGGACTGTGGCCAATACCATAATTCGGAGTGTCCCGAATTGGGCCCTGTGGTCACCGTCAAGGACTCGTTTGTCCTGAGCCGTGCCCG CTCATCCCTTCCAGACAGTCTGGAGATCAGATCGGTTCATGAAGGGGCTGAGGGGGTGTTCGTCCTTCAGAAGCTGGTGAAACGCACACGATTTGGTCCCTTCGAGGCGAAGAGGGTGCAGCATGTGGAAAAAGAAGGACCATTTCCTCTAAAA ATCTTCAAGAAAGATGGGGTGATAGATTGTTTTGATGTTTCTAATGAAGACGACTGTAACTGGATGATGTTGGTCCGACCTGCCATGGACCACACGCATCAAAACCTGACTGCTTACCAGCAAGACGATGAGGTCTTCTTCAACACTTCCCAG GATGTTCTCCCAGGAACAGAGCTGAGGGTCTGGTATGGTGCTTTCTATGCCAAGAAGATGGAAAAACCTGTCCTCAAACCTCCTGTTGCTCCAGTGCCTCCAGTAGACACGCTTCCAG AATCACTGCCATCTTGTGTTAAGTCTGTGGGGCTTCAGGGGAAGGTGGGAGCCACAAGTCTCCACGTGCGTGAAGTTACCAACACAG ACCGGCTGCTAACCCAGCTTCAGGAAGTGAAGGCAGTAGCTCCACTCACCACCTCCATGCCAGATCCAGAGATGGAGACCCTGGCCTTGCCTAACTGTGCCATTCCTGTTAATAGCCGTGCGACCGAAATAAAAAGGAAGCCTGGCAGAGGACGAAAGCTTAAGGTGCATAAAATGCCAGAAATAATCAAAG AACCCCTTCCCACAGTGCCAGCAGAGTCCACTCACACAGTCCCTCAAGACATGGAACTTGATGGGCTAGATAACCATGACCTTGTGATTGGTCCAGATGACCTGGATTTCAAAATGGGGCGGATGACAGGGCTTATGACCTCTGGAAA CAGATTGGGGGTGAGGAAGCGTTATCTGAGGCAGACTGGAGACCATAAGCGCGTCTATCAGTGCAGCCTCTGCAACAAGGTGTTCCAGAACAGCAGTAACCTGAATCGCCACGTCCGCTCCCACG GTGATAAGCTGTTTAAGTGTGACGAGTGTGATAAGATGTTTAGTCGTAAAGAGAGTCTAAAGCAGCACATCTCCTATAAACACAGCAAAAATGag GCTGATGGGGAGTACAGGTATAAGTGTGCAACGTGTGAGAAGTCTTTCCGTGTTGAAAACGCCTTAAAATTCCACAACTGCAGAACAG ACGACAAGACGTTCCAGTGTGAGATCTGCTCGCGTTTCTTCTCCACCAACAGCAACCTGTCTAAGCACAAGAAGAAGCATGGCGAGAAGCTCTATGCCTGTGAGATCTGCAACAAAATGTTCTATAGGAAAGATGTCATGCAGGACCACCAGAGACGCCATATCATAG GCGCCAAGAGCTTGAAGAGAGAGGAGATAGAGGCCAATGGTGAAGAGGGAACCAAGTACAGGAAGGAGCCCTCTGCTTGTCCCATCTGTGGCAAG GTGTTCTCTTGCAGGAGCAACATGAACAAGCATCTCCTGACTCATGGGGACAAGAAATACACCTGCGAAATCTGCGGACGCAAGTTTTTCCGTGTGGATGTCCTCAGGGACCATATCCATGTGCATTTTAAG GACATTGCTCTGATGGATGAGCAGGAAAGAGTGGACTTCATAAAGAAGATTGGCATTTCTGTGGACGACAGCGATGACAACTCTGAAGATGAGGATGGGAAGGACCCAGAGTACCACAAGTACAGCTGTAAGAAGTGCCAG GTCAGTTTTGGTAAGGGGCGGGACTACCTCAAGCACATCATGGACATACATAAGGAGCGAGGGCATGGCTGTGTGATCTGCAACCGCCGCTTTGCCCTGAAGGCAACCTACAACGCCCATCTGGTCATCCACCGCGAGCAGCTGGTGGACCCTGCGGTGCAGCG CTACATCCACCCATGTGAGATGTGCGGCCGGATCTTCAACAGCATCGGGAACCTGGAAAGACACAAAATCATTCACACAG GAGTGAAGAGCCACAGCTGTAACCAGTGTGGAAAGTCTTTTGCCAGGAAGGACATGTTAAAGGAGCACTTAAGAGTCCATGACAACATCCGGGACTTCCTGTGTGCAGAGTGTGGGAAAG GCATGAAGACCAAACATGCACTCAGGCACCACATGAAGCTTCACAAAGGCATCAAAGAGTACGAATGCAAGGAGTGCAATCGCAAGTTTGCGCAGAAGGTCAATATGCTGAAGCACTACAAGAGGCACACGG GTGTGAAGGACTTCATGTGTGAGCTTTGTGGGAAGACCTTCAGTGAGAGAAacaccatggaaacacacaaACTCATCCACACAG TTGGAAAGACATGGTCTTGTGAGGTGTGTGATAAGAAGTATGTGACTGAGTACATGCTGCAGAAGCACAAACAGCTCACCCATGAGAAAGTGGAGGCTCAAAGCTGCCACATGTGTGGCACCAAGGTGTCTACCCGCGCCTCCATGAATCGCCACTTACGCCGCAAACACCCAGAG GTTGTAACTGTGAGAATTGATGATTTTGAAGATTTCCAGGGAACGTCTACCATTGATGCATCCACAATCAATATTGTGCAG GCCCCTCTCAGCCTGGAAAAGACTGGAGAGAAGCCACCCCGGACACTCCACCCAGctaagaagaagaagcagcagccaccaccaccgccgcctGAGGATTCTGAGATGGGATCTGACACAGACGAGTACAGTGACTACAGTAAGGGGTCAGAGTTCACCACTAACGTGGGCGACGAGACAAGCTCTGCTGTGCAAAGCATACAACAG GTGGTGGTGCTGGCTGAGCCCAGCTCGTCTTCTGATCCGTCTCCCGCTGGCTCAGTGGGATTATCCAGCCTCACAGTGACCCCCATCACCGGGCCAGCATCAGCCCAGTTTACCAGCCTGCAGCCAGTAGCGGTCGGCCACCTGACACCCAGCGAGCGGCCTCTAACACTAGACAGCTCCATTCTTACGGTTACCTTTGACACTGTTAGTGGCACCACCATGCTGCACAACCGGCCCTCCGAACTGCCCGCTGAGTCGGTGGGGTCCAGCGCCACCCCGACAGCAGCAGCTACAGCCACCACCCACGCGGTCACCCACTTCATCAACCTCACCACCTTTGTTAATCCCATTGCTCACCAACTCGAGCAGCCAACGCTGACCTGGAGGTCTGTTGCATCTGCTGAAGGAAACCATGTGAACCCCACCCTCGACAGCACCCAACAAGATGTTCAGGGTGGTCTTTCTCAGGGGTCTGTAGAAGCAACACCCACCACCGTGCAGCAGCAGCCTCCTTCTGAACAAACTCAGGAAATCCAGGTCCAGGCTGCAGGGACTCCACAGCCACCGCCCGCAAGGCCACAGCAGATGTTTACCTACTAG